The Huiozyma naganishii CBS 8797 chromosome 3, complete genome genome contains a region encoding:
- the LDB7 gene encoding Ldb7p (similar to Saccharomyces cerevisiae LDB7 (YBL006C); ancestral locus Anc_4.111) yields MSSVDTTGTVNGNPHENPGTVEKQTKRRNNRSYYDIISALSAVEKSQDVVFTPEELVELTAPLEQGRSNDPQSDTKKDGKPRINVHGYMGDVKVNPVEASKVEYDLSHTLLGGYVPRKQLESLSSVDFAHYFHKALECENTLQIYDMFVPQKSAMHQVLAGRLDHDTTQQNQQQQQQQQQRTTYQRVDAAGRIVKKVLVCKRCSSKFQGPHRWKQLKQHVCKTLHAEDEQPSHS; encoded by the coding sequence ATGAGCAGTGTGGATACTACAGGGACTGTGAATGGTAATCCCCACGAGAATCCAGGGACTGTAGAGAAACAGACTAAGAGACGCAACAACAGGTCGTACTACGATATTATAAGTGCGCTGTCCGCAGTGGAGAAATCGCAGGACGTAGTCTTCACCCCTGAGGAGCTTGTTGAGCTCACTGCACCCTTGGAGCAGGGCCGCAGCAATGACCCCCAGTCGGACACGAAGAAGGATGGGAAGCCGAGAATAAACGTGCACGGCTACATGGGCGACGTAAAGGTGAACCCCGTGGAGGCGAGCAAAGTGGAGTACGACCTTTCGCACACACTGCTGGGCGGGTACGTGCCGCGGAAGCAACTGGAATCTCTCTCGAGCGTGGACTTCGCGCATTACTTCCACAAGGCGCTCGAGTGCGAGAACACGCTGCAGATATACGACATGTTTGTGCCCCAGAAGAGTGCAATGCACCAGGTCCTGGCGGGGCGACTGGACCACGATACAACACAACagaatcaacaacaacaacaacaacaacaacaacgcaCGACGTATCAGCGAGTGGACGCCGCGGGCCGCATCGTGAAGAAAGTGCTTGTTTGCAAACGCTGCTCCTCGAAGTTCCAGGGCCCGCACCGCTGGAAGCAATTGAAGCAGCACGTCTGCAAGACCTTGCATGCAGAAGACGAACAACCGAGTCACAGCTGA
- the HIR1 gene encoding Hir1p (similar to Saccharomyces cerevisiae HIR1 (YBL008W); ancestral locus Anc_4.106): protein MKLVKLPWWKHREELRDYEVYTIDVSPDGKRVATGGLDGKIKIWSVDTIRNIANGKISSGNNSGDDDEKPLANMGRHTGSVTCVKFSPDGKYLASGSDDRILLIWTLDKDRASQPVFGAEHDQEHWTVRKRLVAHDNDIQDIAWAPDSSILVTVGLDRSVIIWNGATFERLKRFDVHQSLVKGVIFDPANKYFATASDDRTLKIFRYHKTGDTSFTIEHIVHEPFLESPLTTYFRRLSWSPDGQHIAAPNATNGPVTSVVIVNRGTWDANISLIGHDAPTEVARFSPRLFEARRGYKIEGGGTTDTTNGAVDSVLATAGQDKTLAIWSTGKPRPLFIAYDIAIKPITDMAWTPKGDILFVTSLDSTITALCFNKNELGIMIPLEKNIEQLHRYGTDKDSLDFPESVNQILLEEKANKRKRERVEELDERFVQPNAKNEIAKPQLETSTKTSLNKSPASLKTTETINILIPKRKKDLAKMNKTTMQNGKKRVAPTLLSITPSIPSAKKENSPIKPSSSPVNNILPKPTGSIPLKKPQSAQIPKKLIKKLSMPSIDIPRLGMHTLIMGTREGTKESLFEIQESSFSDVETNPGGVHPEVAEEEEEVEHLLTLNSKLTAEKVYSEEPNTRYLQNPGVIPDTDVVLTQCGSLKNFNTLEIRNGVERAIQLDYTALLENPTRILGYCMGKRTIELFFPEVVICVSGSISCSCWCLATAVGSIYLISHNGQLKYPRISLGHKVIKMITQDSYLIAITERGLIFSWDIKKFKSIHKNVPILSILNNEPVQGHRVRINKSITNCSIDRDADQSLIIHMTNPVSKYAWRSSLGCWTELN, encoded by the coding sequence ATGAAGCTGGTTAAATTGCCCTGGTGGAAACACCGAGAGGAGTTACGGGATTACGAGGTGTATACAATTGACGTTTCTCCAGATGGCAAGAGGGTAGCAACGGGAGGACTAGATGGGAAGATCAAGATTTGGTCCGTCGACACCATACGAAATATTGCCAACGGCAAAATCTCCAGTGGAAATAATTCAggagatgatgatgagaaGCCTCTTGCCAATATGGGCCGACACACAGGATCTGTTACCTGCGTTAAATTTTCTCCGGATGGGAAGTACTTAGCCAGCGGTTCTGATGATAGAATCCTGTTGATATGGACATTGGACAAGGATAGGGCAAGCCAGCCAGTATTTGGTGCTGAGCATGATCAGGAGCATTGGACCGTGAGGAAGAGATTAGTGGCACACGATAATGATATTCAAGATATTGCCTGGGCACCTGATTCTAGTATACTCGTGACTGTCGGGCTCGATAGGTCTGTTATTATTTGGAACGGAGCAACATTTGAACGTTTGAAAAGGTTTGATGTCCACCAATCGCTGGTGAAGGGTGTTATATTTGACCCCGCTAACAAATACTTTGCTACGGCTTCGGACGACAGAACATTAAAGATATTTCGTTACCACAAAACCGGAGACACCTCTTTCACCATTGAACATATTGTCCATGAACCATTCCTGGAGTCTCCTTTGACAACATATTTTAGAAGACTATCATGGTCTCCTGATGGACAACACATCGCTGCACCTAACGCAACTAACGGTCCTGTCACATCTGTTGTTATTGTGAACAGAGGGACATGGGACGCAAATATTAGTTTAATAGGTCATGATGCTCCCACAGAGGTTGCAAGATTTAGTCCAAGATTATTCGAAGCCAGACGGGGCTATAAAATCGAGGGTGGTGGCACCACTGATACCACCAATGGGGCCGTAGACTCTGTTCTCGCTACTGCTGGCCAAGATAAAACATTGGCCATTTGGAGTACGGGGAAGCCAAGACCTCTGTTTATTGCGTACGATATTGCGATCAAACCAATAACTGATATGGCCTGGACGCCGAAGGGGGACATACTATTCGTTACTTCGCTGGATTCCACAATTACAGCACTATGTTTTAACAAGAACGAATTGGGAATAATGATCCCACTCGAAAAGAATATCGAACAATTGCATAGATACGGCACAGACAAAGATTCATTGGACTTCCCAGAAAGTGTAAATCAAATACTGTTAGAAGAGAAGGCAAATAAACgaaaaagggaaagagTAGAAGAGTTAGATGAAAGGTTTGTCCAACCGAATGCAAAGAATGAGATTGCCAAACCGCAACTTgaaacttcaacaaaaacCAGCCTAAATAAATCTCCTGCATCATTGAAAACAACAGAGACCATTAATATTTTGATACCGAAACGGAAGAAAGATCTGGCAAAAATGAACAAGACTACTATGCAAAACGGTAAAAAGAGGGTAGCTCCTACACTATTATCGATTACCCCTAGTATACCGTCTGCAAAAAAGGAGAACTCTCCTATCAAACCAAGTTCAAGTCCTGTGAACAACATCTTACCTAAACCTACTGGTTCTATACCGTTGAAAAAACCACAATCCGCACAAATTCCTAAAaagttgatcaaaaaattgagtATGCCATCTATCGATATACCAAGGCTTGGTATGCACACATTAATTATGGGAACTAGAGAGGGTACCAAAGAGAgtctctttgaaatccAGGAAAGTTCTTTTTCTGACGTGGAAACAAACCCAGGGGGAGTACATCCCGAAGTtgcagaggaagaagaggaggtcGAGCATCTTCTGACTTTAAACTCTAAGTTGACTGCAGAGAAGGTCTATTCTGAAGAACCAAACACACGATATCTGCAAAATCCTGGCGTAATACCAGACACAGATGTTGTACTCACACAGTGCGGGTCCCTCAAAAACTTTAACACGCTCGAGATACGAAATGGTGTTGAGCGTGCAATACAACTAGATTATACAGCTCTGCTGGAGAACCCGACTAGAATACTGGGTTATTGCATGGGTAAAAGGACAATTGAACTGTTTTTCCCAGAAGTGGTTATCTGTGTGTCTGGATCCATAAGCTGTTCGTGTTGGTGTCTGGCGACCGCAGTAGGGTCTATCTACCTAATCTCGCATAATGGCCAGCTCAAATACCCTCGAATCAGCCTTGGTCATAAAGTGATTAAAATGATCACACAAGATTCCTACCTAATTGCCATTACGGAGCGAGGACTGATCTTTTCTTGGGacatcaagaagttcaaatcAATTCACAAGAACGTTCCTATTCTTTCTATCCTGAACAACGAGCCGGTGCAGGGACATCGGGTGAGAATTAACAAAAGCATCACAAATTGCAGCATAGACCGCGATGCGGACCAGTCGCTGATTATCCATATGACAAACCCAGTTAGTAAGTACGCATGGCGCTCGTCTTTGGGGTGTTGGACAGAGCTTAACTGA
- the SLA1 gene encoding cytoskeletal protein-binding protein SLA1 (similar to Saccharomyces cerevisiae SLA1 (YBL007C); ancestral locus Anc_4.108), which produces MTVFLGVYKAVYDYEPQTEEELAVRENDMLYLLQKSDVDDWWTVKKRVIGSDVEEPSGLVPSNYIEESPVIGQWRALYDYDQPQNPDEELAFKENDTFDLFDAQDPDWLLVRSQRDGSVGFVPGNYVEPLAGAGAGAGAGAGAVPIAAPVAVPTTATNTAPAQTAAFLPPPQHAARDKYVADSVRNPTEATGGPDREETPPPKPTRPVAQDPASPHDDRHGDSRAGDDLRARARNRMSYDADDADAGGYHDPRGSMPAAGGRGARGDRRSSDEYDGGSYQTWNIQEIEGRKKHKAKLSVGHNKISFIPNKGSPQEWSIDKLVSYDNEKKHVFLEFIDPYKNIELHTGNNDTSKEIMAVLGEYKGAQKGAGLKEVEMASKPRRRARIMFDFIGEANDELTVKEDDAVYIINDKKSKDWWMVELVSTGERGVVPAQFVEIVKSKDDQGSGFFNSIRKMSRSAMNKSPAKGSEHINRRSSDAALGGDWKDDADQEISTDKKSRSRLSSFSHRKKRSSSMSKESGSSKKNFPDPKKSRLWVDRSGTFKVEAQFIGSADGKIHLHKSNGVKIAVAANKLSNDDLVYVERVTGFSLDKYKATSGRSRAGSSSNGRDPREVERERRRRLRDHEEKERDRRVRERELDELRKARELLDEERLRIQEGKELPPAKPPRPGSTGGAGMKRSGSTKKSGEQYDWFELFLSSGVDVGNCQRYTINFEREQITEDMMSDINQSMLRTLGLREGDIVRVMKYLDNKFGREGQQTGSATGGNMFSQPDGSLRVDAAAMTGTQPNVAQQLLPQATAPAASSALLDDDGWTAKPAARSQPDLSGKNTEFTGSMQDLLDLEPLEPKKAQSSNDQTNLPNAAPEPNLKDLQPVRTGTFIAPTNTGGPQNLIPLDPFKTGGNNILPMATGIFMMPFNTGGMMPMQRTGGMPQTTFSTQLTGGILPVQKTGNGLIPIATTGGPIPQTTFGAQSTGNLIPLQKTGGLLPVSMTGGAIPQTTFGLPPLGSVLPVQRTGGGLVPMNTTGGGMPLQMTGGMPQTSFGTQLTGGAMPMTSFGNQLTGNANMNMMPQTTFGNQLTGGANMMGQAPQTSFNTMQQPMMQQQPMVQQQPMVQQQPMMQQQPMQMTGGALPLQRTGGFQPQSQFGVVLQRTGGVAPIAQNQFTGGVMQQPQIGNAAVTGISQGLQNTFISQPQPMQQQQQQQPLQTQPTGFGFGNGPGQQQQQQQQQGQANLMNASVANPFGFA; this is translated from the coding sequence ATGACTGTGTTTCTAGGGGTCTACAAGGCCGTCTACGATTATGAGCCGCAGACAGAGGAGGAATTGGCCGTCAGGGAGAACGATATGCTCTATCTGCTGCAGAAATCCGACGTGGACGACTGGTGGACGGTGAAGAAAAGGGTGATTGGGTCGGATGTGGAGGAACCTTCGGGGCTTGTGCCCTCGAATTACATTGAGGAGAGCCCCGTGATTGGCCAATGGAGGGCGCTGTACGACTACGACCAACCGCAGAACCCGGACGAGGAGTTGGCATTCAAGGAGAATGACACTTTCGACCTGTTTGACGCTCAGGACCCGGACTGGCTGCTGGTGAGGTCTCAGCGGGACGGCAGTGTAGGGTTTGTTCCAGGAAACTACGTGGAACCATTGGCTGGTGCCGGTGCCGGCGCAGGTGCAGGTGCAGGTGCAGTCCCCATAGCGGCGCCAGTGGCCGTTCCTACTACAGCGACGAACACTGCCCCGGCACAAACTGCTGCGTTcttaccaccaccacagcaTGCTGCAAGAGATAAATATGTTGCCGATTCTGTGAGGAATCCAACCGAGGCGACCGGAGGACCAGATAGGGAGGAAACTCCACCTCCAAAACCAACGAGACCCGTCGCACAAGATCCAGCTTCCCCGCATGACGATCGTCACGGAGATAGTCGGGCTGGTGACGACTTGAGAGCGAGGGCGCGTAACAGAATGTCGTATGATGCCGATGATGCCGATGCCGGGGGTTACCACGACCCACGCGGGTCGATGCCCGCAGCTGGCGGTAGGGGTGCTCGTGGGGACAGAAGAAGCAGTGACGAGTATGACGGTGGGTCGTACCAGACATGGAATATCCAAGAGATTGAGGGCCGCAAGAAACATAAGGCGAAATTGTCCGTGGGCCACAATAAGATCAGCTTCATTCCGAACAAGGGCTCGCCGCAGGAATGGAGTATTGACAAGCTCGTCTCGTACGATAACGAAAAGAAGCATGTGTTCTTGGAGTTCATCGACCCGTATAAGAACATAGAACTGCATACTGGGAATAACGACACCTCTAAAGAGATCATGGCTGTCCTTGGCGAGTACAAAGGTGCTCAAAAGGGCGCCGGCTTGAAGGAGGTAGAGATGGCGTCGAAACCGAGAAGAAGGGCTAGGATCATGTTCGATTTTATAGGGGAAGCAAACGACGAATTGACAGTCAAGGAGGACGACGCAGTATACATCATCAACGATAAAAAATCTAAGGATTGGTGGATGGTCGAGCTTGTCAGTACGGGAGAGCGAGGGGTTGTCCCAGCACAGTTCGTAGAGATTGTAAAGAGCAAGGACGACCAAGGATCtgggttcttcaactcGATCAGAAAAATGTCCAGAAGCGCAATGAACAAGTCACCAGCGAAGGGCTCGGAGCACATTAACCGCAGGTCATCCGATGCTGCTCTAGGTGGGGACTGGAAGGACGATGCGGATCAAGAAATATCCACAGAtaaaaaatcaagaagTAGACTATCGTCATTCTCACACAGAAAGAAACGGTCCTCATCCATGAGCAAAGAGAGTGGgtcctcgaagaagaacttCCCAGACCCCAAAAAATCTCGTCTGTGGGTCGATAGAAGTGggactttcaaagtcgaGGCTCAATTCATCGGCTCGGCAGATGGGAAGATTCACTTGCACAAATCCAACGGTGTTAAGATCGCCGTGGCTGCCAACAAGTTATCGAACGACGACTTAGTCTACGTGGAGAGGGTGACAGGATTCAGCCTGGACAAGTACAAGGCAACTTCCGGGAGAAGCCGCGCTGGGTCCTCGTCTAACGGCAGAGACCCAAGAGAGGTCGAGCGCGAGAGAAGAAGACGCCTAAGGGATCatgaggagaaggaacGGGACAGAAGAGTACGGGAGCGGGAGTTAGATGAGTTAAGGAAGGCGAGAGaactgttggatgaagaaAGGCTCAGAATACAGGAGGGGAAGGAACTACCACCAGCGAAACCACCCAGACCAGGCTCTACAGGTGGCGCAGGTATGAAACGTTCTGGCTCCACGAAGAAGAGTGGAGAACAATACGACTGGTTTGAATTATTCTTGAGTTCTGGTGTCGATGTGGGTAACTGTCAAAGGTACACCATCAATTTCGAAAGAGAACAAATCACTGAAGATATGATGTCAGATATCAACCAGTCAATGCTACGGACGTTGGGTCTACGCGAAGGTGATATCGTCAGGGTGATGAAATACCTGGACAACAAATTTGGTAGAGAGGGTCAACAGACTGGTTCAGCGACCGGCGGTAACATGTTTTCGCAGCCGGACGGCTCCTTGCGTGTAGACGCTGCAGCGATGACCGGCACGCAACCGAATGTCGCACAACAATTGTTGCCACAGGCCACAGCACCAGCTGCATCTTCGGCACTTCTTGACGACGATGGTTGGACAGCGAAACCGGCTGCCAGATCTCAGCCCGACTTGAGTGGCAAGAATACTGAATTCACAGGGTCCATGCAAGACTTATTGGACCTGGAACCCCTGGAGCCAAAGAAGGCGCAATCATCCAACGACCAAACGAACCTTCCAAACGCAGCCCCAGAACCGAATTTGAAAGACTTGCAACCTGTAAGAACAGGCACCTTTATTGCACCAACAAATACAGGTGGACCTCAAAACTTGATTCCATTGGATCCCTTCAAAACAGGTGGTAACAATATTCTACCTATGGCTACGGGGATTTTCATGATGCCATTTAATACAGGAGGGATGATGCCAATGCAAAGAACAGGTGGAATGCCTCAAACTACTTTTAGCACGCAATTGACTGGCGGGATCTTACCAGTACAGAAAACTGGTAACGGTTTAATCCCTATTGCAACAACCGGTGGTCCAATTCCTCAGACAACATTTGGTGCTCAGAGTACAGGGAACTTGATTCCTTTACAAAAGACAGGTGGTCTGCTACCGGTTTCTATGACTGGTGGAGCCATTCCTCAAACCACATTTGGTTTACCTCCATTAGGATCCGTTCTGCCTGTTCAAAGAACGGGAGGCGGTCTTGTTCCTATGAATACAACAGGGGGTGGTATGCCCCTGCAAATGACAGGTGGTATGCCACAGACCAGTTTTGGTACCCAACTTACTGGCGGGGCTATGCCTATGACTAGCTTTGGAAATCAACTGACAGGTAATGCCAATATGAATATGATGCCGCAAACAACATTTGGCAATCAATTAACGGGTGGTGCAAATATGATGGGTCAAGCACCACAAACTTCGTTCAACACAATGCAACAGCCAATgatgcaacaacaacccatggttcagcagcagcctATGGTTCAGCAGCAACCGATgatgcaacaacaaccgATGCAGATGACAGGTGGGGCGTTACCCCTACAAAGAACAGGTGGTTTCCAACCTCAGTCGCAGTTTGGTGTGGTATTGCAGAGAACTGGTGGCGTGGCCCCCATCGCTCAAAACCAATTTACTGGAGGTGTTATGCAACAACCTCAAATTGGGAATGCTGCTGTCACAGGTATAAGCCAGGGTTTGCAGAACACGTTCATATCTCAACCCCAACCgatgcaacagcagcagcagcagcagcccTTGCAAACACAACCAACTGGGTTTGGGTTTGGTAATGGCCCTGgtcagcagcagcagcagcagcagcagcagggaCAGGCTAATTTAATGAATGCCAGTGTCGCTAATCCATTTGGCTTTGCCTAA
- the KNAG0C02900 gene encoding 3-isopropylmalate dehydratase (similar to Saccharomyces cerevisiae LEU1 (YGL009C); ancestral locus Anc_4.107): protein MVDGKQPKTLYDKVFDAHVVHKADDNDSYLIYIDRHIVHEVTSPQAFEGLVNAGRQVRRTDCTLATVDHNIPTESRKNFKSTDTFIKERDSRLQVKTLEQNVKIHKIPFFGMTQAEQGIVHVIGPEQGFTLPGTTVVCGDSHTSTHGAFGCLAFGIGTSEVEHVLATQTIIQTKSKNMRILVKGKLKPGVTSKDLMLHIIGVIGTAGGTGCVMEFAGEAIEDLSIEARMSMCNMSIEAGARAGMIKPDEKTFQYLKGRPLAPKGEEWEKGVAFWKTLFSDPDAKFDEEVIIDANEIAPTITWGTSPQDALPITASVPDPSKVDDPTKKSGMERALFYMGLKPNVQLESIEIDKVFIGSCTNSRIEDLRNAAAVVKGHKIAPNVIRAMVVPGSGLVKRQAQKEGLDRIFEEAGFEWREAGCSMCLGMNPDILQPHERCASTSNRNFEGRQGPLGRTHLMSPAMAAAAGIKGRLTDIRKFEYKNGDMAKIEVEETEEDQVLQDETYDHKEPTQPPEATEDAANDKVDDIPVSTSTKVASAPAGMKPFVTLTGIGAPLDKANVDTDAIIPKQFLKTIKRTGLKNGLFYEWRFTKGDDNNDKPTDFVLNVDPWTKAEVLVVGGDNFGCGSSREHAPWALKDFGIKSIIAPSFGDIFYNNCFKNGLLPIRVEKNIITDTLLPIAKAGGKLTVDLPSQTISDEKGNVLVDNFEIESFRKHCLVNGLDDIGLTLQLEDYITKYEDIRKTKYSFWEGGSSLLNSATPYKEQKPISTYNSIHQNW, encoded by the coding sequence ATGGTGGACGGGAAACAACCAAAAACGCTGTACGATAAAGTGTTCGACGCACATGTGGTACACAAGGCGGATGACAATGACTCCTATTTGATTTATATCGATAGACACATCGTCCATGAGGTCACATCACCACAAGCGTTTGAAGGTCTAGTCAATGCTGGGAGACAGGTGAGAAGAACAGATTGTACACTGGCTACTGTCGACCACAACATTCCAACGGAATCTCGGAAGAACTTCAAGTCGACTGACACTTTCATCAAAGAACGCGACTCTCGCTTACAAGTGAAGACTCTTGAACAGAATGTCAAAATTCACAAAATTCCATTCTTTGGGATGACCCAGGCGGAACAAGGTATCGTCCATGTTATTGGTCCCGAACAAGGTTTCACCTTGCCGGGAACAACCGTTGTTTGCGGGGATTCTCATACCTCCACTCACGGAGCTTTTGGTTGTCTGGCCTTTGGGATTGGTACCTCGGAAGTTGAACATGTTTTAGCAACCCAAACAATCATTCAAACCAAGTCCAAGAACATGAGAATTTTGGTTAAGGGAAAATTGAAACCAGGCGTCACCTCTAAGGATTTGATGCTCCATATTATCGGCGTAATCGGTACTGCAGGAGGTACCGGCTGTGTGATGGAGTTTGCTGGTGAAGCTATCGAAGATCTTTCTATTGAGGCCCGTATGTCTATGTGCAATATGTCCATCGAAGCTGGTGCGAGGGCTGGTATGATAAAGCCCGACGAAAAGACTTTCCAGTACTTGAAGGGTCGGCCATTAGCGCCAAAGGGTGAGGAGTGGGAAAAAGGTGTTGcgttttggaaaactctATTTTCTGATCCAGATGCAAAGTTTGACGAGGAGGTAATCATTGACGCCAACGAAATCGCACCAACCATTACCTGGGGCACGTCTCCACAAGATGCGCTACCTATTACTGCCTCCGTACCAGATCCTTCTAAAGTTGACGACCCAACCAAGAAATCTGGCATGGAAAGAGCCCTTTTCTATATGGGCTTGAAGCCTAATGTTCAGTTGGAGTCTATTGAGATTGATAAAGTATTTATTGGTTCCTGTACGAACTCTCGTATCGAGGACTTGAGaaatgctgctgctgtggttaAGGGTCACAAAATTGCTCCAAATGTTATCAGAGCCATGGTTGTTCCAGGTTCTGGTCTGGTTAAGAGACAAGCTCAAAAGGAAGGCCTTGACCgcatttttgaagaggCTGGGTTTGAGTGGAGAGAGGCAGGCTGCTCTATGTGCCTAGGTATGAACCCAGATATTTTGCAACCCCATGAAAGATGTGCATCGACATCGAACAGGAACTTCGAGGGTCGTCAAGGTCCCTTAGGTCGTACTCACTTGATGTCGCCAGCAAtggcagcagcagccggtATTAAAGGTCGTTTGACCGACATCAGGAAGTTTGAGTACAAGAACGGTGATATGGCGAAAATTGAGGTGGAAGAAACGGAAGAGGATCAAGTTTTGCAAGATGAAACTTATGATCACAAAGAACCAACTCAGCCTCCAGAGGCCACAGAAGATGCTGCGAATGACAAGGTTGATGACATTCCGGTTTCTACTTCTACAAAGGTTGCATCTGCTCCCGCGGGTATGAAACCGTTCGTAACCCTAACTGGTATCGGTGCACCTTTGGATAAAGCAAACGTTGATACTGATGCTATTATCCCTAAACAATTCCTAAAAACAATAAAGAGAACGGGTTTGAAAAATGGGTTGTTTTACGAATGGAGATTTACCAAGGGTGACGACAATAACGATAAACCGACTGACTTTGTGCTAAATGTTGACCCATGGACTAAGGCAGAAGTTCTAGTTGTTGGAGGAGACAATTTCGGTTGTGGCTCTTCTAGAGAACACGCACCTTGGGCCTTGAAGGATTTTGGTATCAAATCCATCATTGCTCCATCTTTCGGTGACATTTTCTATAATAACTGTTTCAAGAATGGACTGTTGCCCATTCGCGTggaaaagaatattatCACTGACACACTGCTCCCGATCGCCAAAGCTGGTGGTAAGTTAACCGTGGATTTACCAAGCCAAACAATTTCTGATGAAAAGGGTAATGTTCTAGTTGACAACTTTGAAATCGAGTCCTTCCGCAAGCATTGTTTGGTCAATGGTTTGGACGATATTGGCCTAACGTTGCAGTTGGAGGACTACATTACCAAATACGAAGATATTAGAAAAACGAAGTACTCTTTCTGGGAAGGAGGATCGTCTTTGTTGAATTCTGCTACTCCATACAAAGAACAAAAGCCAATCAGCACTTACAACTCTATCCACCAAAACTGGTGA